A genomic stretch from Komagataeibacter xylinus includes:
- a CDS encoding L-idonate 5-dehydrogenase yields MYTEANHINIGSCLTEALVIHAPHDLRLDPTPLPQPGPDEVRMNMVWGGICGSDLHYFAHGGVGASVLHTPMVLGHEVSGTIDALGCDVKGFSAGQAVAIHPAQPCGHCPECAREQRNLCRNMRFLGSAARNPHTDGGFRRAMTVKATQLHSLPPGLTLRRACLAEPLSVALHAIARAGDMRGRSVMVQGAGPIGLLIVAGLVHHGAKRIVATDLEDFPLQCATRLGASRCYNTRHTVVEEEFDILFEATGVPAALPAAIARTRHGGILVQVGMFPPGDIAVPIAQIISRELDFRGTFRFDTEFDAALALLAERPEIADILVTQQFPLSDFAAAFALAPDRRQAAKILLSLNS; encoded by the coding sequence GTGTACACTGAAGCAAATCATATAAACATCGGTTCCTGCCTGACCGAAGCACTGGTTATCCATGCACCGCATGACCTGAGGCTGGACCCCACCCCCCTGCCTCAACCCGGCCCCGATGAAGTGCGGATGAATATGGTCTGGGGCGGCATATGCGGTTCGGACCTGCATTATTTTGCCCATGGGGGTGTCGGAGCATCCGTGCTGCATACCCCCATGGTTCTTGGGCATGAAGTCTCGGGCACCATTGATGCGCTGGGCTGCGATGTAAAAGGTTTTTCCGCAGGCCAGGCCGTGGCCATTCATCCAGCTCAGCCCTGTGGTCACTGCCCCGAATGCGCGCGCGAACAGCGCAACCTGTGTCGCAACATGCGTTTTCTGGGAAGTGCAGCACGTAATCCCCATACCGACGGCGGCTTCCGTCGGGCAATGACGGTCAAGGCGACACAGCTCCATTCCCTTCCTCCCGGCCTGACGCTCCGCCGGGCCTGCCTTGCCGAACCGTTATCCGTGGCCCTCCATGCCATTGCGCGCGCGGGCGATATGCGCGGACGTAGCGTGATGGTGCAGGGGGCCGGACCAATCGGGCTGTTAATCGTGGCGGGACTGGTACATCACGGAGCAAAACGGATTGTGGCAACCGACCTGGAGGATTTTCCACTCCAGTGCGCAACCCGGCTGGGCGCAAGCCGGTGCTACAATACCCGTCATACCGTGGTGGAGGAAGAATTTGATATCCTGTTTGAAGCCACAGGCGTGCCAGCCGCCCTGCCTGCGGCCATAGCCCGCACACGCCACGGCGGCATACTGGTGCAGGTTGGCATGTTCCCGCCGGGAGACATAGCTGTGCCGATTGCCCAGATCATCAGCCGTGAACTTGATTTCAGGGGCACGTTCCGGTTCGATACGGAATTCGATGCAGCCCTTGCCTTACTGGCTGAACGGCCTGAAATTGCCGATATTCTGGTCACCCAGCAGTTTCCCCTGAGCGACTTTGCCGCAGCCTTTGCGCTGGCGCCAGACCGCAGGCAGGCAGCCAAGATCCTGCTATCCCTGAACAGTTGA
- a CDS encoding fumarylacetoacetate hydrolase family protein, translating to MSSDVAHLLQSVRNGTATPPAQVPDSLIPRSIEEAYAIQDEVGRHLGPIAGWKVGSETPDSEPFCAPIHAATVFSDGADIPADLCRHRGVEAEIVYRFDRALPPRAEEWARDEVLDAIGTIHPAIEILDSRFEKPGSQHRLLHTADQQSHGALIVGHGVTQWRQFTPVMQQVNLSINNQSVADHAGGNSAGDPLRLLVWLANHASRREIGIWAGSVVTTGSTTGTIFVGHDTEVMACFPGIGSVHAHLS from the coding sequence ATGTCATCTGATGTCGCGCACCTGCTGCAATCCGTGCGGAATGGAACGGCAACACCTCCCGCCCAGGTGCCTGACAGCCTGATTCCACGCTCCATTGAGGAAGCTTATGCCATACAGGATGAGGTTGGGCGTCATCTCGGGCCGATCGCAGGATGGAAGGTCGGATCGGAAACCCCTGATTCAGAACCGTTCTGCGCGCCCATCCACGCCGCCACCGTGTTCAGCGATGGCGCTGACATTCCGGCCGACCTCTGCCGCCACCGGGGCGTGGAAGCCGAAATTGTCTATCGGTTCGATCGTGCCCTGCCACCGCGTGCTGAGGAATGGGCCCGCGACGAGGTGCTCGACGCCATCGGCACAATCCATCCAGCCATCGAGATTCTGGACAGCCGTTTTGAAAAACCCGGTTCACAGCACAGGCTTCTGCATACGGCGGACCAGCAGAGCCATGGCGCCCTGATCGTGGGGCACGGCGTGACGCAATGGCGTCAGTTCACGCCGGTGATGCAACAGGTGAACCTGTCCATCAATAACCAGAGTGTGGCCGATCATGCTGGTGGCAATTCCGCAGGCGATCCCCTGCGCCTGCTGGTGTGGCTGGCCAACCATGCCTCGCGGCGGGAAATTGGTATCTGGGCTGGCAGTGTTGTTACAACCGGTTCGACAACCGGAACGATTTTTGTTGGGCATGATACCGAAGTCATGGCCTGCTTTCCCGGTATTGGCAGCGTGCATGCCCATCTTTCCTGA
- a CDS encoding Gfo/Idh/MocA family protein, with protein sequence MNSPIGWALIGASNVARQWIVDAIRAQPDSQILNVLSSNEERGARFATENGIPAHTTDIDAILSDGNVDAVYISTANQFHCSQTLAAASAGKNILCEKPVALSVDDARKMMTACHDAGVVLGVNHHLRCNAMHQKLRQLLAAGEIGRLNAVRVFHANFLPQALQGWRINDPNGGGLILDSTIHDIDTLRFLIGSNPTHVMAMTQSGRLAHDGVEDGIMVVMRFPGDVLVQIHGSYTVPFSEGGVEFYGSHGVLIGRDCMSQRAAGRLFMRHADGEREIPVHHHNLYHHALAAFSNAVRGTGQPAATGEDGLAALAIALAIRESALTGRQVEVEIP encoded by the coding sequence ATGAACAGCCCTATCGGTTGGGCCCTGATTGGCGCAAGCAATGTTGCCCGGCAGTGGATTGTCGATGCCATTCGTGCGCAGCCAGACAGTCAGATCCTGAATGTGCTGAGTTCGAATGAAGAGCGAGGCGCCCGGTTTGCAACGGAAAACGGCATCCCTGCCCATACAACGGATATCGACGCGATCCTGTCAGACGGGAACGTGGATGCCGTGTATATCAGTACTGCCAACCAGTTTCATTGTAGCCAGACACTTGCTGCAGCCAGCGCCGGAAAAAATATCCTGTGTGAAAAACCGGTTGCCCTGAGTGTGGATGACGCCCGGAAAATGATGACCGCCTGCCATGATGCAGGCGTGGTTCTGGGGGTCAACCACCACCTGCGCTGCAATGCCATGCACCAGAAACTGCGGCAGCTTCTGGCAGCGGGGGAGATCGGACGGCTCAATGCCGTGCGGGTCTTTCATGCCAATTTCCTGCCTCAGGCCCTGCAGGGGTGGCGTATCAACGACCCTAACGGGGGTGGGCTGATACTCGACAGCACGATCCATGACATCGACACGCTGCGCTTCCTGATCGGGAGCAATCCGACGCATGTCATGGCCATGACGCAGAGCGGTCGTCTTGCCCATGATGGCGTGGAGGACGGCATCATGGTTGTCATGCGCTTTCCCGGTGACGTGCTGGTGCAGATCCATGGTTCCTATACCGTTCCCTTCTCTGAAGGCGGGGTCGAGTTCTATGGCAGCCACGGCGTGCTGATCGGTCGGGACTGCATGAGCCAGCGGGCCGCGGGGCGACTGTTCATGCGTCATGCCGATGGTGAAAGGGAAATACCGGTTCACCATCACAATCTCTATCACCACGCACTTGCTGCATTCAGCAATGCGGTGCGTGGCACGGGGCAACCCGCCGCAACCGGCGAAGATGGCCTTGCTGCCCTGGCCATAGCGCTGGCCATTCGTGAATCGGCCCTTACGGGCCGTCAGGTCGAAGTGGAAATCCCATGA
- a CDS encoding AMP-binding protein — MTSRVYDDVFVLPAIDARQHYMQPADDAASLPFDPLPHHVSPMLNISALCIDRHLGDHADKAAMVWTGSGARPEERVSYQALHEEVCRLANALLDQGVQRGDTVAIHMPLMMESIVAVLACIRIGAVHVVLAGVSDVPSLGERLVQCGAAVVLTGHETSLKARLDSALLGAGSRCQVQLVLVVAPAGAGLPMKPGRDHRYDAVVDWYEPDFPPAVMFSDDPLFVLYPSRRPGRERGVTYTVGQYSRLTRYAMEMLAPQGNEEIPYSLLNMAWNAGQSALVISVLAKGGTITDHR, encoded by the coding sequence ATGACCAGCAGGGTTTATGACGATGTGTTCGTTCTGCCTGCCATCGATGCGCGGCAGCATTATATGCAACCGGCCGATGACGCGGCCTCGCTGCCTTTCGATCCGCTGCCACACCATGTTTCTCCCATGCTGAATATCTCCGCCCTGTGCATTGACCGCCATCTGGGCGATCATGCGGACAAGGCGGCGATGGTCTGGACAGGATCGGGCGCACGACCGGAGGAACGGGTTTCCTATCAGGCGCTGCATGAGGAAGTCTGCCGTCTTGCCAACGCCCTGCTGGATCAGGGCGTGCAGCGTGGTGACACGGTTGCGATCCATATGCCATTGATGATGGAAAGTATAGTTGCAGTACTGGCCTGCATCCGTATTGGTGCGGTGCATGTCGTGCTGGCCGGGGTGTCCGATGTTCCATCTCTGGGTGAACGGCTGGTGCAATGTGGCGCTGCTGTCGTTCTGACAGGGCATGAAACATCACTAAAGGCCAGACTGGACAGCGCCCTGCTTGGTGCGGGTTCGCGTTGCCAGGTGCAACTGGTTCTGGTCGTGGCACCTGCCGGGGCAGGCCTGCCGATGAAGCCGGGCCGCGATCATCGCTATGATGCGGTTGTGGATTGGTACGAGCCTGATTTTCCTCCTGCAGTCATGTTTTCGGATGATCCGCTGTTTGTGCTCTATCCATCGCGCAGGCCGGGCCGGGAGCGCGGCGTGACATATACGGTAGGGCAGTACAGCCGCCTGACCCGCTACGCAATGGAAATGCTGGCGCCACAGGGCAACGAAGAAATTCCTTACAGTCTCCTCAATATGGCATGGAATGCGGGGCAGAGCGCGCTTGTGATCAGCGTGCTGGCAAAAGGGGGCACCATTACCGACCATCGGTGA
- a CDS encoding 2-hydroxyacid dehydrogenase: MKPEILLIEPMMPEIERQLDAAYTVHRFTSVAQLKDIAANIRGIATGGATGVPQAVMNSLPALEIIAINGIGTDAVNLKQARERNIHVTTTPGVLTDDVADMAIGLVLSLLRGLPGGDRYVRDGAWGDQPALPLGRKVTGKKLGIIGMGRVGRAIAHRAQAFAMPVSYTDLRDFELKDYAFVPDLLTLARNSEILVIAASGGGGSRHLVNREVMEALGPDGFLVNVARGSVVDEQALIQVLDAGTLGGAALDVFEHEPDVPAPLRHSARVVLQPHRASATVETRLAMGDLVVKNLAAHFADQALLTAVI; this comes from the coding sequence ATGAAACCCGAAATTCTGCTGATTGAACCCATGATGCCCGAAATTGAAAGGCAGCTTGATGCGGCCTATACCGTGCATCGTTTTACCTCGGTTGCGCAATTGAAGGATATTGCGGCCAATATACGCGGCATTGCGACGGGGGGCGCCACCGGTGTGCCACAGGCCGTCATGAACAGTCTGCCCGCCCTTGAAATCATAGCCATAAACGGAATTGGCACGGATGCCGTAAATCTGAAACAGGCCAGGGAGCGTAATATCCATGTTACCACTACGCCGGGCGTCTTGACTGATGATGTGGCGGATATGGCCATCGGGCTTGTCCTGTCGCTTCTGCGCGGGCTGCCCGGAGGGGACCGGTATGTCCGTGACGGAGCATGGGGCGATCAACCTGCCCTGCCGCTCGGGCGCAAGGTCACCGGCAAGAAACTCGGGATCATAGGCATGGGCCGGGTCGGGCGTGCGATTGCGCACCGCGCCCAGGCTTTTGCCATGCCTGTATCCTATACTGACCTGCGGGATTTTGAACTGAAGGATTATGCTTTTGTACCTGATCTGCTGACATTGGCGCGGAACAGTGAAATTCTGGTCATTGCGGCATCGGGTGGTGGGGGATCACGGCATCTGGTCAACCGGGAGGTTATGGAAGCGCTGGGGCCTGATGGTTTTCTGGTCAATGTTGCCCGTGGTTCGGTTGTGGATGAACAGGCGCTGATACAGGTGCTTGACGCGGGAACACTCGGTGGTGCGGCGTTGGATGTGTTCGAGCATGAACCCGACGTGCCTGCGCCGCTCCGTCATTCCGCCCGCGTGGTACTGCAGCCGCATCGTGCTAGCGCAACTGTTGAGACGCGGCTGGCCATGGGGGATCTGGTCGTAAAAAATCTTGCGGCCCATTTTGCGGATCAGGCACTGCTGACTGCCGTGATCTGA
- a CDS encoding IS3 family transposase (programmed frameshift) encodes MVEKKKASRYSPEFRERAVRLLDEHRSDYPSISAACREIGGKLGCSGDSLHDWWKQARRDVGAQPGPTTAETARIKALEREVRELRQANEILKKASAYFCAGGARPPVSQMIAFIEACRTDYGVEPICRVLPIAPSTFYHQAAIARDPARASIRAQCDRDLMAHIRRIWHDNRNVYGARKVLHSLQREGRKVARCTVERLMRQMGLKGVIRGRKVITTRPDTARPCPDDRVNRQFRAEVPNQLRVSDFTYVQTRNGMVYVAFVIDVFARRIVGWKVSTSMTTQFVLDALEQAIWQRKPAGNKVLIHHSDRGSQYLSIRYTERLALADIDASVGTVGDSYDNALAETINGLYKAEVIHHLGPWKSMAQVEWETLRWVDWYNNRRLLAPIGYRPPAEAERAFYADQSRLDIAA; translated from the exons ATGGTAGAGAAGAAGAAGGCATCGCGTTATTCACCTGAGTTCCGTGAGCGCGCCGTGCGCCTTCTGGACGAACATCGATCGGATTACCCGAGCATTTCGGCAGCCTGTCGGGAGATTGGTGGCAAGCTTGGCTGTTCGGGAGACAGCCTGCACGACTGGTGGAAGCAGGCGCGGCGAGATGTTGGTGCACAACCGGGACCGACCACAGCCGAGACGGCACGGATCAAGGCATTGGAGCGTGAGGTTCGTGAACTGCGTCAGGCCAATGAGATCCTCAAGAAAGCTTCGGCTTATT TTTGCGCAGGCGGAGCTCGACCGCCCGTTTCGCAAATGATCGCGTTTATTGAAGCCTGTCGTACCGATTATGGGGTCGAGCCAATCTGTCGCGTTCTGCCGATTGCCCCTTCCACGTTTTATCATCAGGCGGCCATAGCGAGAGATCCGGCCAGAGCCAGCATACGAGCACAATGTGATAGGGATCTGATGGCGCATATCCGTCGGATCTGGCACGACAACCGTAATGTTTATGGTGCGCGCAAAGTCTTGCACAGCCTGCAGCGCGAAGGACGGAAGGTCGCGCGCTGCACTGTCGAGCGCCTGATGCGGCAGATGGGCCTGAAGGGGGTGATCCGGGGCAGGAAGGTCATCACGACCCGTCCGGATACGGCGCGTCCCTGTCCCGATGACAGGGTCAACCGGCAGTTCCGGGCCGAGGTTCCCAACCAGCTCCGGGTCTCGGACTTCACCTATGTCCAGACCCGGAATGGCATGGTCTATGTGGCGTTTGTCATTGATGTATTCGCCCGCAGGATCGTGGGCTGGAAGGTCTCGACCTCCATGACCACCCAGTTCGTGCTCGATGCCCTTGAACAGGCCATCTGGCAACGAAAGCCTGCAGGAAATAAGGTGCTGATCCATCATTCGGACCGTGGATCACAATATCTGTCGATCCGATATACCGAACGCCTGGCGCTGGCTGACATCGATGCCTCGGTCGGCACGGTCGGTGACAGTTATGATAATGCACTGGCGGAGACGATCAACGGTTTATACAAGGCCGAAGTTATCCATCATCTGGGGCCATGGAAATCCATGGCGCAGGTCGAATGGGAAACACTCAGATGGGTGGACTGGTATAATAATCGACGCCTATTGGCACCAATTGGCTACAGGCCTCCCGCCGAAGCCGAACGCGCCTTCTATGCAGATCAGAGCAGACTTGATATCGCAGCCTGA
- a CDS encoding MFS transporter yields MTQAAFGAIGANGRIMSPPVRLALTVSELRRAAWTCSLGSALEYYDFALYSLASALVFGPLFFPSATPVTSLIASFATYFVGFAVRPIGGIVFGRLGDHIGRKRVLLMTVTLMGLSSTAIGLIPTYQAIGIWAPILLITARMLQGLGAGAEQAGAAVMMTEYAPPGQRGFYASLPFLGIQIGTIIAALVYCSLLFGVTDITHSWVWRLPFLVSAVILVVALYMRLKLKESPTFEIIQREVAEERESLGSLLRSSGRTILAGIGVRMAENGGSSIYQVLAVSYLVNTMGLPGLWGTTSLITAAVIGGFTVPAAGMLSDRFGRIRTYRTFAILQAVTALPVWYAFSTGRPLLAVIGLSVALGVTTWGMFGTQAAMLPEMFGARHRYMAVSMSREVSAVIGGGLTPLVGSCIIRWIATFSPHAVHPGQMSWLPISVYVIFLAGITIGTTFIIPECRDRDLVEQHDIL; encoded by the coding sequence ATGACACAAGCAGCATTCGGGGCCATCGGCGCAAATGGCCGGATAATGTCCCCCCCGGTCCGCCTTGCCCTGACGGTAAGCGAACTGCGTCGCGCGGCATGGACATGCTCGTTGGGAAGTGCGCTGGAATATTATGATTTCGCACTCTACAGCCTGGCCTCGGCACTGGTCTTCGGTCCACTTTTCTTTCCCTCGGCCACGCCGGTCACCAGCCTTATCGCCAGCTTTGCCACCTATTTTGTCGGATTTGCCGTGCGGCCCATAGGCGGAATCGTTTTTGGCCGGCTTGGGGATCATATCGGCCGCAAAAGGGTTCTGCTGATGACGGTAACCCTGATGGGGCTTTCCAGCACGGCCATCGGACTGATTCCCACCTATCAGGCAATAGGGATATGGGCACCCATCCTGCTGATTACGGCCAGAATGCTCCAAGGGCTTGGAGCAGGAGCAGAGCAGGCGGGTGCTGCCGTGATGATGACGGAATACGCTCCGCCCGGTCAGCGCGGCTTTTACGCCTCGCTGCCGTTCCTGGGCATCCAGATCGGCACGATCATCGCGGCACTGGTCTATTGCAGCCTGCTGTTCGGGGTGACGGACATCACCCATTCATGGGTATGGCGGCTGCCGTTTCTGGTGAGCGCCGTAATTCTGGTGGTTGCGCTTTACATGAGGCTGAAACTCAAGGAATCCCCCACGTTCGAGATCATTCAGCGCGAGGTGGCGGAAGAGCGTGAGTCGCTTGGTTCTCTCCTGCGGAGTTCAGGGCGCACGATCCTGGCGGGAATTGGCGTAAGAATGGCTGAAAATGGCGGTTCGTCCATCTATCAGGTGCTGGCGGTCAGCTATCTTGTCAATACGATGGGCCTGCCCGGGCTGTGGGGAACCACATCGCTGATCACGGCTGCCGTCATCGGTGGCTTTACCGTGCCCGCAGCAGGCATGCTGAGCGACAGGTTCGGACGGATAAGGACATACCGCACCTTTGCAATCCTGCAGGCCGTAACGGCGCTGCCGGTATGGTATGCCTTCAGCACCGGGCGCCCCCTGCTGGCTGTCATTGGCCTGTCCGTGGCGCTGGGTGTGACCACGTGGGGCATGTTCGGAACGCAGGCCGCAATGCTACCCGAAATGTTTGGCGCCCGGCACCGTTACATGGCCGTGTCGATGTCGCGTGAAGTCTCGGCGGTTATTGGCGGTGGCCTGACCCCGCTGGTCGGTTCGTGCATCATCAGGTGGATTGCGACCTTTTCCCCGCACGCGGTGCATCCAGGCCAGATGTCATGGCTGCCCATTTCGGTCTATGTCATATTTCTTGCCGGTATTACCATCGGAACGACTTTTATTATTCCGGAATGTCGTGATCGTGATCTCGTTGAGCAACATGATATTCTATAG
- a CDS encoding short-chain fatty acyl-CoA regulator family protein: MRKAATKIFTGSRIRHQRNRVSMTQSALALRLGISASYLNQIEHDIRPLPLPLLDALCDIFSVGADYFSDTEETRGIQALREILTDPVFDTNAIRLDSIQAAMRAAPDLCAEFVRLYRAYLLRQEHTAAPLVGAAAPSHDAPDRVEPYEAVNDWVQLQRNYFDEVDRTAERQFEMMRLDEGSPREQLTRYLLDHHGIRTETDLSLGQRGLMWRMDRRARTIFLSRILPAESSTFWMAQALGQIEHQAVFARTIRRSRLRESEARGLARVYLTNYFAGALLLPYERFRVTAREVRHDLERLQRHFGVSFEQACHRLSTMQRPGSQGIPFYFLKTDIAGNILKSFSANRFTQSRFGGPCPLWNIFRAFSTPQQVQVQLSQTTDGALYLNIARTVGRSSISYLDRPRLTAVVLGCSITDAEHLVYSAGLDLNDPRMIIPIGPGCRACTREDCHHRALPMVGHRVDINNEGRGIAPYRTAL; the protein is encoded by the coding sequence ATGAGAAAAGCCGCCACCAAAATCTTTACCGGGTCACGCATCCGTCATCAACGCAACCGTGTGAGCATGACACAGAGCGCGCTCGCACTGCGCCTTGGCATATCGGCCAGTTACCTGAACCAGATCGAACACGACATACGCCCCCTGCCCCTGCCTCTGCTCGATGCCCTGTGTGACATATTTTCGGTAGGGGCGGATTATTTCAGTGATACTGAAGAAACACGTGGCATACAGGCACTGCGTGAAATACTGACCGACCCCGTATTCGATACGAACGCCATCAGGCTGGACAGCATTCAGGCTGCCATGCGTGCAGCACCTGACCTTTGCGCAGAGTTTGTCCGGCTCTATCGTGCCTATCTGCTACGGCAGGAACATACTGCGGCACCACTGGTTGGCGCGGCCGCACCATCCCATGATGCCCCGGATCGGGTGGAGCCTTACGAGGCCGTCAATGACTGGGTGCAGTTGCAGCGCAACTATTTTGATGAAGTCGACCGCACGGCCGAACGCCAGTTCGAGATGATGCGACTGGATGAAGGAAGCCCCCGGGAACAGCTTACCCGCTACCTTCTGGACCACCATGGCATACGCACGGAAACCGATCTCAGCCTGGGGCAACGGGGCCTGATGTGGCGGATGGACCGACGGGCCCGCACCATATTCCTTTCCCGCATCCTGCCCGCAGAGAGCAGCACGTTCTGGATGGCGCAGGCGCTGGGGCAGATCGAGCATCAGGCCGTGTTTGCACGTACCATCCGTCGTTCCCGCCTGCGCGAAAGTGAGGCGCGCGGACTGGCGCGCGTGTATCTGACCAATTATTTTGCCGGAGCGCTGCTTCTGCCTTATGAGCGCTTTCGGGTTACCGCACGTGAGGTCCGCCATGACCTGGAACGGTTGCAACGCCATTTCGGGGTCAGTTTCGAACAGGCATGCCATCGGCTCAGCACCATGCAGCGCCCGGGGAGCCAGGGCATACCCTTTTACTTTCTCAAAACGGATATTGCCGGCAATATCCTCAAGAGTTTCAGTGCAAACCGCTTTACTCAGTCCCGCTTTGGCGGCCCGTGCCCGTTATGGAACATTTTCCGTGCATTCAGCACGCCCCAGCAGGTCCAGGTCCAGCTTTCACAGACTACCGATGGTGCCCTCTATCTCAATATAGCCCGCACTGTCGGGCGCAGCAGCATATCCTACCTTGACCGCCCCCGTCTGACCGCCGTGGTTCTGGGCTGTTCCATTACCGATGCCGAACACCTTGTCTATTCCGCGGGACTGGATCTGAATGATCCGCGGATGATCATTCCCATCGGGCCGGGATGCCGTGCATGCACCCGCGAAGACTGCCATCACCGTGCCCTGCCCATGGTTGGCCACCGAGTTGATATCAACAATGAAGGACGCGGCATCGCCCCCTATCGCACGGCCTTATAA
- a CDS encoding SDR family oxidoreductase, with the protein MIKVLITQTDIVMRDDTLFSLAGRRALVTGASRGIGLTLARGLGRHGAKIVLNGRHPEPLEAARAMLEREGVDAAIAPFDVTDQDAVIAGVEKIEAKCGPIDILINNAGIQRRAPLDQFSRTDWDALIATNLNAVFFVGQAVAKHMLPRGRGKIVNICSVQSELARPGIAPYTATKGAVKNLTKGMATDWARHGLQVNGLAPGYFKTEMNEKLVADQAFTQWLCQRTPAGRWGNVEELVGAAVFLSSDASSFVNGHVLMVDGGITASV; encoded by the coding sequence ATGATCAAAGTCCTGATAACACAAACGGACATTGTCATGCGGGACGATACCCTTTTTTCACTTGCCGGAAGGCGGGCGCTTGTGACCGGAGCCTCCCGTGGCATTGGCCTGACCCTGGCGCGTGGCCTTGGCCGACATGGGGCAAAAATTGTGCTGAATGGCCGCCATCCCGAACCGCTGGAGGCTGCCCGCGCCATGCTGGAACGTGAAGGCGTGGATGCCGCGATTGCACCCTTTGACGTGACTGATCAGGATGCCGTCATTGCGGGGGTTGAAAAGATAGAGGCCAAATGCGGGCCAATTGATATCCTGATCAACAATGCGGGTATCCAGCGCCGTGCACCGCTGGACCAGTTCAGCCGGACGGACTGGGATGCCCTGATCGCCACGAACCTTAACGCCGTTTTCTTTGTCGGGCAGGCCGTAGCAAAACATATGCTGCCGCGTGGGCGGGGAAAGATCGTCAATATCTGTTCGGTGCAGAGCGAACTGGCACGACCGGGCATCGCGCCTTATACCGCAACCAAAGGGGCGGTCAAAAACCTGACCAAGGGCATGGCAACGGACTGGGCCCGTCATGGCCTGCAGGTCAACGGGCTTGCGCCGGGCTATTTTAAAACGGAAATGAATGAAAAGCTTGTGGCGGACCAAGCCTTTACCCAGTGGCTGTGCCAGCGCACACCTGCCGGTCGGTGGGGGAATGTGGAGGAACTGGTCGGGGCGGCTGTCTTCCTGTCTTCCGATGCCTCAAGTTTTGTCAACGGGCACGTGCTCATGGTTGACGGGGGCATAACCGCTTCCGTGTAA